A window of Aliarcobacter trophiarum LMG 25534 contains these coding sequences:
- a CDS encoding tetratricopeptide repeat protein, translated as MWNAIKNFWNNHELYTPVTEMTKADIENIINRIKEKDGYSQESLTCDNHSLELKKYFKAIKLFLYLVLAICSILGAIGPGKDFIVDYLKNKKVKEAVINLNKVAENMYFYENAPIVALNTIEKSLYLDNENIDTIYLKTFIESMLSVEQIKNLDRPYNEKELIDAQTAFSNADFILKSKEDEYFGKAYLIKAQTYFALNENNKALEEIEKAIKIEEENNFSKEDEIFYKIRKATILIESEKYDDAEELLNQLEKTPNDNKNIKNIYLWLGINSNEKALRAKNIEDKIKFNQEAKNYFEKSIQNDEKFHIAMMNLGNIYAYSNDGDNSNNVDDFKKAEEQYKKILSIRPNQKETYYYLGKLYGSIDNYEKAELYFKKALEQDENYFSANLWLGKAYFEMENYQEALNYLNKALALKPNSEAYFMIGEIHQKSKNYQEAIKNYLEVEVSLISSETDNSYYKFRSFLNRADISIELKDFENAKSFLEDAYNSNESLDSNYYKIYFKYYKATNNYNMALDSINKAVLVANKQKDSLILDKAMYLFENNKNNEALEEIKILKNSKIEKKGLFEKILKFEYKLYRNLNNGEMQNKILQEIKKYDPNFI; from the coding sequence AAGCTGATATAGAAAATATTATAAATAGAATTAAAGAAAAAGATGGTTATTCTCAGGAAAGTCTTACTTGTGATAATCACTCTTTAGAATTAAAAAAATATTTTAAAGCGATTAAACTATTTTTATATTTAGTTCTTGCAATATGTTCAATTTTGGGGGCTATAGGTCCAGGCAAAGATTTTATAGTAGATTATTTGAAAAATAAAAAAGTTAAAGAAGCTGTAATTAATTTAAATAAAGTTGCTGAAAATATGTATTTTTATGAAAATGCTCCAATTGTTGCTTTAAATACTATTGAGAAATCTTTATATCTTGATAATGAAAATATAGATACTATTTATTTAAAAACATTTATAGAAAGTATGTTAAGTGTTGAACAAATAAAGAATTTAGATAGACCATATAATGAAAAAGAGTTGATAGATGCTCAAACTGCATTTTCCAATGCTGATTTTATTTTAAAATCAAAAGAAGATGAATATTTTGGAAAAGCTTATTTAATCAAGGCTCAAACTTATTTTGCATTAAATGAAAATAATAAAGCTCTAGAAGAGATAGAAAAAGCTATTAAAATTGAAGAAGAAAATAATTTTTCTAAAGAAGATGAAATCTTTTATAAAATTAGAAAAGCAACTATTTTAATTGAATCAGAAAAATACGATGATGCAGAAGAATTATTAAATCAATTAGAAAAAACACCAAATGATAATAAAAATATTAAAAATATATATTTATGGTTAGGTATTAATAGTAATGAAAAAGCTTTAAGAGCTAAAAATATAGAAGATAAAATTAAATTTAATCAAGAAGCTAAAAATTATTTTGAGAAATCAATTCAGAATGATGAAAAATTTCATATTGCAATGATGAATTTAGGAAATATTTATGCCTATTCTAATGATGGAGACAATTCCAATAATGTTGACGATTTTAAAAAAGCTGAAGAGCAATATAAAAAGATTTTATCAATAAGACCTAATCAAAAAGAAACATACTATTATTTAGGTAAATTATATGGTTCAATAGATAATTATGAAAAAGCAGAATTATATTTTAAAAAGGCATTAGAGCAAGATGAAAATTACTTTTCTGCAAATTTATGGTTAGGAAAAGCTTATTTTGAAATGGAAAATTATCAAGAGGCATTAAATTATTTGAATAAAGCATTAGCCTTAAAGCCAAATTCAGAAGCTTATTTTATGATAGGCGAAATTCATCAAAAATCAAAAAATTATCAAGAAGCAATAAAAAATTATTTAGAAGTAGAAGTATCTTTAATATCAAGTGAAACAGATAATTCTTATTATAAATTTAGATCATTTTTGAATAGAGCGGATATAAGTATAGAATTAAAAGATTTTGAAAATGCGAAATCTTTTTTAGAAGATGCATATAATAGTAATGAATCTCTAGATTCAAATTATTATAAAATTTATTTTAAATACTATAAAGCTACTAATAATTATAATATGGCTTTAGATTCAATAAATAAAGCAGTATTAGTCGCAAATAAACAAAAAGATTCTTTAATATTAGATAAAGCAATGTATCTATTTGAAAATAATAAAAATAATGAGGCTTTAGAAGAAATTAAAATACTTAAAAATAGTAAGATTGAGAAAAAAGGTTTATTTGAAAAAATTCTTAAATTTGAGTATAAATTATATAGAAATTTAAATAATGGTGAAATGCAAAATAAGATTTTACAAGAAATTAAAAAATATGATCCGAATTTTATTTGA